A window of the Megalopta genalis isolate 19385.01 chromosome 2, iyMegGena1_principal, whole genome shotgun sequence genome harbors these coding sequences:
- the LOC117220825 gene encoding serine protease inhibitor dipetalogastin isoform X3, whose protein sequence is MSTLTRSNQNVRDLASGACPRICPLNGEPVCSSDGVIYASPCEMRKKTCGKGVTVAVEKTACLRSSGSKCEHRCPGDQDPVCGTDGRTYLNKCMLRVEICRVGIELSHLGPCNNISAHRENCPVSCEYAPLDGPICGSDGNVYKSTCQMKLLTCGQGVVRTNKKHCQTTRHCRESCWRGAKPACGSDGILYSNTCKMRAKNCGKHVFEVPMSFCISQERTSGGQANACPLDCKNEPEAPTCGSDGFIYRNECEMQMLNCGQARRKVSVVDFDKCQSRLNRCMKQQLRCGTEVDPVCGSDANTYTNQCQLNVANCLKGIQLAHVGECTTLKGAEQCPEDCSELPEEPVCGSDGNVYRSLCHLQRETCGQRVIQVPAQHCPTTALCNQICSGERQFVCGSDNKFYRNECEMKRDNCGKHVYVVPMKRCVQGFLFRGCQKICPPYYDPVCGTDGMTYSNECFLEIETCRSRNVVTKKYHGVCGQPTEEPKNYLY, encoded by the exons ATGTCAACGTTGACACGCAGCAATCAGAACGTCCGCG ATTTGGCGAGCGGCGCGTGTCCCCGGATATGTCCGCTCAACGGGGAGCCGGTGTGCAGCAGCGACGGGGTGATCTACGCGTCGCCGTGCGAAATGCGGAAGAAGACGTGTGGAAAAG GCGTGACCGTGGCCGTGGAGAAGACCGCTTGCCTGAGGTCGTCCGGTAGCAAGTGCGAGCACCGGTGCCCGGGCGATCAGGATCCGGTGTGCGGCACCGACGGCCGCACTTACCTCAACAAGTGCATGCTCAGGGTCGAGATCTGCCGAGTCGGCATCGAGCTGTCCCACCTGGGCCCCTGTAACAACATCTCGGCGCACAGGGAGAACTGTCCGGTGTCCTGCGAGTACGCGCCCCTCGACGGCCCGATCTGCGGCAGCGACGGAAACGTCTACAAGTCCACGTGCCAGATGAAGCTGCTCACATGCGG GCAAGGCGTGGTGCGCACCAACAAGAAACATTGTCAGACCACCAGACACTGTCGGGAGTCCTGTTGGCGAGGTGCCAAGCCGGCTTGCGGCAGCGACGGCATCCTCTACTCGAACACCTGCAAAATGCGAGCGAAGAATTGTGG CAAGCACGTGTTCGAGGTGCCGATGTCGTTCTGCATATCACAGGAAAGGACGTCCGGCGGCCAGGCGAACGCCTGCCCCTTGGACTGCAAGAACGAGCCGGAAGCGCCGACCTGCGGTTCGGACGGTTTCATCTACAGGAACGAGTGCGAGATGCAGATGCTGAACTGCGG GCAAGCGAGGAGAAAGGTGAGCGTGGTGGACTTCGACAAGTGTCAGTCACGGCTGAACAGGTGCATGAAGCAGCAGCTGCGGTGCGGGACCGAGGTGGATCCAGTTTGCGGCAGCGACGCGAACACTTATACGAATCAGTGTCAGTTGAACGTCGCCAATTGCTT AAAGGGCATTCAGCTGGCTCACGTCGGAGAGTGCACGACCTTGAAGGGAGCCGAACAGTGCCCCGAAGACTGCAGCGAGCTGCCCGAGGAACCAGTTTGTGGAAGCGACGGGAACGTTTACCG GTCCCTCTGCCATCTGCAGCGCGAGACGTGCGGTCAGAGAGTGATTCAAGTTCCGGCGCAACATTGTCCTACCACCGCGCTCTGCAACCAGATTTGCAGCGGGGAACGCCAGTTCGTTTGCGGCTCCGACAACAAGTTCTATCGCAACGAGTGCGAGATGAAGAGGGACAACTGCGG AAAACACGTCTACGTGGTCCCTATGAAAAGATGCGTGCAGGGCTTCCTGTTCCGCGGCTGTCAGAAGATCTGCCCGCCCTATTACGACCCCGTTTGCGGCACGGACGGCATGACGTACAGCAACGAGTGCTTCCTCGAGATCGAGACCTGCCGCAGCCGAAACGTGGTCACGAAGAAATACCACGGGGTGTGCGGCCAGCCGACGGAGGAGCCGAAGAACTATTTGTATTAA
- the LOC117220825 gene encoding serine protease inhibitor dipetalogastin isoform X4: MLPLYSKLTIDLASGACPRICPLNGEPVCSSDGVIYASPCEMRKKTCGKGVTVAVEKTACLRSSGSKCEHRCPGDQDPVCGTDGRTYLNKCMLRVEICRVGIELSHLGPCNNISAHRENCPVSCEYAPLDGPICGSDGNVYKSTCQMKLLTCGQGVVRTNKKHCQTTRHCRESCWRGAKPACGSDGILYSNTCKMRAKNCGKHVFEVPMSFCISQERTSGGQANACPLDCKNEPEAPTCGSDGFIYRNECEMQMLNCGQARRKVSVVDFDKCQSRLNRCMKQQLRCGTEVDPVCGSDANTYTNQCQLNVANCLKGIQLAHVGECTTLKGAEQCPEDCSELPEEPVCGSDGNVYRSLCHLQRETCGQRVIQVPAQHCPTTALCNQICSGERQFVCGSDNKFYRNECEMKRDNCGKHVYVVPMKRCVQGFLFRGCQKICPPYYDPVCGTDGMTYSNECFLEIETCRSRNVVTKKYHGVCGQPTEEPKNYLY, translated from the exons ATGCTGCCTCTGTATTCGaagttgacgatcg ATTTGGCGAGCGGCGCGTGTCCCCGGATATGTCCGCTCAACGGGGAGCCGGTGTGCAGCAGCGACGGGGTGATCTACGCGTCGCCGTGCGAAATGCGGAAGAAGACGTGTGGAAAAG GCGTGACCGTGGCCGTGGAGAAGACCGCTTGCCTGAGGTCGTCCGGTAGCAAGTGCGAGCACCGGTGCCCGGGCGATCAGGATCCGGTGTGCGGCACCGACGGCCGCACTTACCTCAACAAGTGCATGCTCAGGGTCGAGATCTGCCGAGTCGGCATCGAGCTGTCCCACCTGGGCCCCTGTAACAACATCTCGGCGCACAGGGAGAACTGTCCGGTGTCCTGCGAGTACGCGCCCCTCGACGGCCCGATCTGCGGCAGCGACGGAAACGTCTACAAGTCCACGTGCCAGATGAAGCTGCTCACATGCGG GCAAGGCGTGGTGCGCACCAACAAGAAACATTGTCAGACCACCAGACACTGTCGGGAGTCCTGTTGGCGAGGTGCCAAGCCGGCTTGCGGCAGCGACGGCATCCTCTACTCGAACACCTGCAAAATGCGAGCGAAGAATTGTGG CAAGCACGTGTTCGAGGTGCCGATGTCGTTCTGCATATCACAGGAAAGGACGTCCGGCGGCCAGGCGAACGCCTGCCCCTTGGACTGCAAGAACGAGCCGGAAGCGCCGACCTGCGGTTCGGACGGTTTCATCTACAGGAACGAGTGCGAGATGCAGATGCTGAACTGCGG GCAAGCGAGGAGAAAGGTGAGCGTGGTGGACTTCGACAAGTGTCAGTCACGGCTGAACAGGTGCATGAAGCAGCAGCTGCGGTGCGGGACCGAGGTGGATCCAGTTTGCGGCAGCGACGCGAACACTTATACGAATCAGTGTCAGTTGAACGTCGCCAATTGCTT AAAGGGCATTCAGCTGGCTCACGTCGGAGAGTGCACGACCTTGAAGGGAGCCGAACAGTGCCCCGAAGACTGCAGCGAGCTGCCCGAGGAACCAGTTTGTGGAAGCGACGGGAACGTTTACCG GTCCCTCTGCCATCTGCAGCGCGAGACGTGCGGTCAGAGAGTGATTCAAGTTCCGGCGCAACATTGTCCTACCACCGCGCTCTGCAACCAGATTTGCAGCGGGGAACGCCAGTTCGTTTGCGGCTCCGACAACAAGTTCTATCGCAACGAGTGCGAGATGAAGAGGGACAACTGCGG AAAACACGTCTACGTGGTCCCTATGAAAAGATGCGTGCAGGGCTTCCTGTTCCGCGGCTGTCAGAAGATCTGCCCGCCCTATTACGACCCCGTTTGCGGCACGGACGGCATGACGTACAGCAACGAGTGCTTCCTCGAGATCGAGACCTGCCGCAGCCGAAACGTGGTCACGAAGAAATACCACGGGGTGTGCGGCCAGCCGACGGAGGAGCCGAAGAACTATTTGTATTAA
- the LOC117220825 gene encoding agrin isoform X5 — MRKKTCGKGVTVAVEKTACLRSSGSKCEHRCPGDQDPVCGTDGRTYLNKCMLRVEICRVGIELSHLGPCNNISAHRENCPVSCEYAPLDGPICGSDGNVYKSTCQMKLLTCGQGVVRTNKKHCQTTRHCRESCWRGAKPACGSDGILYSNTCKMRAKNCGKHVFEVPMSFCISQERTSGGQANACPLDCKNEPEAPTCGSDGFIYRNECEMQMLNCGQARRKVSVVDFDKCQSRLNRCMKQQLRCGTEVDPVCGSDANTYTNQCQLNVANCLKGIQLAHVGECTTLKGAEQCPEDCSELPEEPVCGSDGNVYRSLCHLQRETCGQRVIQVPAQHCPTTALCNQICSGERQFVCGSDNKFYRNECEMKRDNCGKHVYVVPMKRCVQGFLFRGCQKICPPYYDPVCGTDGMTYSNECFLEIETCRSRNVVTKKYHGVCGQPTEEPKNYLY, encoded by the exons ATGCGGAAGAAGACGTGTGGAAAAG GCGTGACCGTGGCCGTGGAGAAGACCGCTTGCCTGAGGTCGTCCGGTAGCAAGTGCGAGCACCGGTGCCCGGGCGATCAGGATCCGGTGTGCGGCACCGACGGCCGCACTTACCTCAACAAGTGCATGCTCAGGGTCGAGATCTGCCGAGTCGGCATCGAGCTGTCCCACCTGGGCCCCTGTAACAACATCTCGGCGCACAGGGAGAACTGTCCGGTGTCCTGCGAGTACGCGCCCCTCGACGGCCCGATCTGCGGCAGCGACGGAAACGTCTACAAGTCCACGTGCCAGATGAAGCTGCTCACATGCGG GCAAGGCGTGGTGCGCACCAACAAGAAACATTGTCAGACCACCAGACACTGTCGGGAGTCCTGTTGGCGAGGTGCCAAGCCGGCTTGCGGCAGCGACGGCATCCTCTACTCGAACACCTGCAAAATGCGAGCGAAGAATTGTGG CAAGCACGTGTTCGAGGTGCCGATGTCGTTCTGCATATCACAGGAAAGGACGTCCGGCGGCCAGGCGAACGCCTGCCCCTTGGACTGCAAGAACGAGCCGGAAGCGCCGACCTGCGGTTCGGACGGTTTCATCTACAGGAACGAGTGCGAGATGCAGATGCTGAACTGCGG GCAAGCGAGGAGAAAGGTGAGCGTGGTGGACTTCGACAAGTGTCAGTCACGGCTGAACAGGTGCATGAAGCAGCAGCTGCGGTGCGGGACCGAGGTGGATCCAGTTTGCGGCAGCGACGCGAACACTTATACGAATCAGTGTCAGTTGAACGTCGCCAATTGCTT AAAGGGCATTCAGCTGGCTCACGTCGGAGAGTGCACGACCTTGAAGGGAGCCGAACAGTGCCCCGAAGACTGCAGCGAGCTGCCCGAGGAACCAGTTTGTGGAAGCGACGGGAACGTTTACCG GTCCCTCTGCCATCTGCAGCGCGAGACGTGCGGTCAGAGAGTGATTCAAGTTCCGGCGCAACATTGTCCTACCACCGCGCTCTGCAACCAGATTTGCAGCGGGGAACGCCAGTTCGTTTGCGGCTCCGACAACAAGTTCTATCGCAACGAGTGCGAGATGAAGAGGGACAACTGCGG AAAACACGTCTACGTGGTCCCTATGAAAAGATGCGTGCAGGGCTTCCTGTTCCGCGGCTGTCAGAAGATCTGCCCGCCCTATTACGACCCCGTTTGCGGCACGGACGGCATGACGTACAGCAACGAGTGCTTCCTCGAGATCGAGACCTGCCGCAGCCGAAACGTGGTCACGAAGAAATACCACGGGGTGTGCGGCCAGCCGACGGAGGAGCCGAAGAACTATTTGTATTAA
- the LOC117220825 gene encoding agrin isoform X6 → MYRFNPLHPKTFHVYTRSSFSDLRFGERRVSPDMSAQRGAGVQQRRGDLRVAVRNAEEDVWKRQGVVRTNKKHCQTTRHCRESCWRGAKPACGSDGILYSNTCKMRAKNCGKHVFEVPMSFCISQERTSGGQANACPLDCKNEPEAPTCGSDGFIYRNECEMQMLNCGQARRKVSVVDFDKCQSRLNRCMKQQLRCGTEVDPVCGSDANTYTNQCQLNVANCLKGIQLAHVGECTTLKGAEQCPEDCSELPEEPVCGSDGNVYRSLCHLQRETCGQRVIQVPAQHCPTTALCNQICSGERQFVCGSDNKFYRNECEMKRDNCGKHVYVVPMKRCVQGFLFRGCQKICPPYYDPVCGTDGMTYSNECFLEIETCRSRNVVTKKYHGVCGQPTEEPKNYLY, encoded by the exons ATGTAtcgtttcaaccctttgcacccgaaaACATTTCACGTTTACACCCGAAGCAGTTTCTCCGATCtacg ATTTGGCGAGCGGCGCGTGTCCCCGGATATGTCCGCTCAACGGGGAGCCGGTGTGCAGCAGCGACGGGGTGATCTACGCGTCGCCGTGCGAAATGCGGAAGAAGACGTGTGGAAAAG GCAAGGCGTGGTGCGCACCAACAAGAAACATTGTCAGACCACCAGACACTGTCGGGAGTCCTGTTGGCGAGGTGCCAAGCCGGCTTGCGGCAGCGACGGCATCCTCTACTCGAACACCTGCAAAATGCGAGCGAAGAATTGTGG CAAGCACGTGTTCGAGGTGCCGATGTCGTTCTGCATATCACAGGAAAGGACGTCCGGCGGCCAGGCGAACGCCTGCCCCTTGGACTGCAAGAACGAGCCGGAAGCGCCGACCTGCGGTTCGGACGGTTTCATCTACAGGAACGAGTGCGAGATGCAGATGCTGAACTGCGG GCAAGCGAGGAGAAAGGTGAGCGTGGTGGACTTCGACAAGTGTCAGTCACGGCTGAACAGGTGCATGAAGCAGCAGCTGCGGTGCGGGACCGAGGTGGATCCAGTTTGCGGCAGCGACGCGAACACTTATACGAATCAGTGTCAGTTGAACGTCGCCAATTGCTT AAAGGGCATTCAGCTGGCTCACGTCGGAGAGTGCACGACCTTGAAGGGAGCCGAACAGTGCCCCGAAGACTGCAGCGAGCTGCCCGAGGAACCAGTTTGTGGAAGCGACGGGAACGTTTACCG GTCCCTCTGCCATCTGCAGCGCGAGACGTGCGGTCAGAGAGTGATTCAAGTTCCGGCGCAACATTGTCCTACCACCGCGCTCTGCAACCAGATTTGCAGCGGGGAACGCCAGTTCGTTTGCGGCTCCGACAACAAGTTCTATCGCAACGAGTGCGAGATGAAGAGGGACAACTGCGG AAAACACGTCTACGTGGTCCCTATGAAAAGATGCGTGCAGGGCTTCCTGTTCCGCGGCTGTCAGAAGATCTGCCCGCCCTATTACGACCCCGTTTGCGGCACGGACGGCATGACGTACAGCAACGAGTGCTTCCTCGAGATCGAGACCTGCCGCAGCCGAAACGTGGTCACGAAGAAATACCACGGGGTGTGCGGCCAGCCGACGGAGGAGCCGAAGAACTATTTGTATTAA
- the LOC117220825 gene encoding serine protease inhibitor dipetalogastin isoform X2, with protein MGYAGTTLHAWKDLASGACPRICPLNGEPVCSSDGVIYASPCEMRKKTCGKGVTVAVEKTACLRSSGSKCEHRCPGDQDPVCGTDGRTYLNKCMLRVEICRVGIELSHLGPCNNISAHRENCPVSCEYAPLDGPICGSDGNVYKSTCQMKLLTCGQGVVRTNKKHCQTTRHCRESCWRGAKPACGSDGILYSNTCKMRAKNCGKHVFEVPMSFCISQERTSGGQANACPLDCKNEPEAPTCGSDGFIYRNECEMQMLNCGQARRKVSVVDFDKCQSRLNRCMKQQLRCGTEVDPVCGSDANTYTNQCQLNVANCLKGIQLAHVGECTTLKGAEQCPEDCSELPEEPVCGSDGNVYRSLCHLQRETCGQRVIQVPAQHCPTTALCNQICSGERQFVCGSDNKFYRNECEMKRDNCGKHVYVVPMKRCVQGFLFRGCQKICPPYYDPVCGTDGMTYSNECFLEIETCRSRNVVTKKYHGVCGQPTEEPKNYLY; from the exons ATGGGATATGCTGGCACGACTCTCCACGCTTGGAAAG ATTTGGCGAGCGGCGCGTGTCCCCGGATATGTCCGCTCAACGGGGAGCCGGTGTGCAGCAGCGACGGGGTGATCTACGCGTCGCCGTGCGAAATGCGGAAGAAGACGTGTGGAAAAG GCGTGACCGTGGCCGTGGAGAAGACCGCTTGCCTGAGGTCGTCCGGTAGCAAGTGCGAGCACCGGTGCCCGGGCGATCAGGATCCGGTGTGCGGCACCGACGGCCGCACTTACCTCAACAAGTGCATGCTCAGGGTCGAGATCTGCCGAGTCGGCATCGAGCTGTCCCACCTGGGCCCCTGTAACAACATCTCGGCGCACAGGGAGAACTGTCCGGTGTCCTGCGAGTACGCGCCCCTCGACGGCCCGATCTGCGGCAGCGACGGAAACGTCTACAAGTCCACGTGCCAGATGAAGCTGCTCACATGCGG GCAAGGCGTGGTGCGCACCAACAAGAAACATTGTCAGACCACCAGACACTGTCGGGAGTCCTGTTGGCGAGGTGCCAAGCCGGCTTGCGGCAGCGACGGCATCCTCTACTCGAACACCTGCAAAATGCGAGCGAAGAATTGTGG CAAGCACGTGTTCGAGGTGCCGATGTCGTTCTGCATATCACAGGAAAGGACGTCCGGCGGCCAGGCGAACGCCTGCCCCTTGGACTGCAAGAACGAGCCGGAAGCGCCGACCTGCGGTTCGGACGGTTTCATCTACAGGAACGAGTGCGAGATGCAGATGCTGAACTGCGG GCAAGCGAGGAGAAAGGTGAGCGTGGTGGACTTCGACAAGTGTCAGTCACGGCTGAACAGGTGCATGAAGCAGCAGCTGCGGTGCGGGACCGAGGTGGATCCAGTTTGCGGCAGCGACGCGAACACTTATACGAATCAGTGTCAGTTGAACGTCGCCAATTGCTT AAAGGGCATTCAGCTGGCTCACGTCGGAGAGTGCACGACCTTGAAGGGAGCCGAACAGTGCCCCGAAGACTGCAGCGAGCTGCCCGAGGAACCAGTTTGTGGAAGCGACGGGAACGTTTACCG GTCCCTCTGCCATCTGCAGCGCGAGACGTGCGGTCAGAGAGTGATTCAAGTTCCGGCGCAACATTGTCCTACCACCGCGCTCTGCAACCAGATTTGCAGCGGGGAACGCCAGTTCGTTTGCGGCTCCGACAACAAGTTCTATCGCAACGAGTGCGAGATGAAGAGGGACAACTGCGG AAAACACGTCTACGTGGTCCCTATGAAAAGATGCGTGCAGGGCTTCCTGTTCCGCGGCTGTCAGAAGATCTGCCCGCCCTATTACGACCCCGTTTGCGGCACGGACGGCATGACGTACAGCAACGAGTGCTTCCTCGAGATCGAGACCTGCCGCAGCCGAAACGTGGTCACGAAGAAATACCACGGGGTGTGCGGCCAGCCGACGGAGGAGCCGAAGAACTATTTGTATTAA
- the LOC117220825 gene encoding serine protease inhibitor dipetalogastin isoform X1 — translation MQRHVCLVVGTLLLLCCLQDLASGACPRICPLNGEPVCSSDGVIYASPCEMRKKTCGKGVTVAVEKTACLRSSGSKCEHRCPGDQDPVCGTDGRTYLNKCMLRVEICRVGIELSHLGPCNNISAHRENCPVSCEYAPLDGPICGSDGNVYKSTCQMKLLTCGQGVVRTNKKHCQTTRHCRESCWRGAKPACGSDGILYSNTCKMRAKNCGKHVFEVPMSFCISQERTSGGQANACPLDCKNEPEAPTCGSDGFIYRNECEMQMLNCGQARRKVSVVDFDKCQSRLNRCMKQQLRCGTEVDPVCGSDANTYTNQCQLNVANCLKGIQLAHVGECTTLKGAEQCPEDCSELPEEPVCGSDGNVYRSLCHLQRETCGQRVIQVPAQHCPTTALCNQICSGERQFVCGSDNKFYRNECEMKRDNCGKHVYVVPMKRCVQGFLFRGCQKICPPYYDPVCGTDGMTYSNECFLEIETCRSRNVVTKKYHGVCGQPTEEPKNYLY, via the exons ATTTGGCGAGCGGCGCGTGTCCCCGGATATGTCCGCTCAACGGGGAGCCGGTGTGCAGCAGCGACGGGGTGATCTACGCGTCGCCGTGCGAAATGCGGAAGAAGACGTGTGGAAAAG GCGTGACCGTGGCCGTGGAGAAGACCGCTTGCCTGAGGTCGTCCGGTAGCAAGTGCGAGCACCGGTGCCCGGGCGATCAGGATCCGGTGTGCGGCACCGACGGCCGCACTTACCTCAACAAGTGCATGCTCAGGGTCGAGATCTGCCGAGTCGGCATCGAGCTGTCCCACCTGGGCCCCTGTAACAACATCTCGGCGCACAGGGAGAACTGTCCGGTGTCCTGCGAGTACGCGCCCCTCGACGGCCCGATCTGCGGCAGCGACGGAAACGTCTACAAGTCCACGTGCCAGATGAAGCTGCTCACATGCGG GCAAGGCGTGGTGCGCACCAACAAGAAACATTGTCAGACCACCAGACACTGTCGGGAGTCCTGTTGGCGAGGTGCCAAGCCGGCTTGCGGCAGCGACGGCATCCTCTACTCGAACACCTGCAAAATGCGAGCGAAGAATTGTGG CAAGCACGTGTTCGAGGTGCCGATGTCGTTCTGCATATCACAGGAAAGGACGTCCGGCGGCCAGGCGAACGCCTGCCCCTTGGACTGCAAGAACGAGCCGGAAGCGCCGACCTGCGGTTCGGACGGTTTCATCTACAGGAACGAGTGCGAGATGCAGATGCTGAACTGCGG GCAAGCGAGGAGAAAGGTGAGCGTGGTGGACTTCGACAAGTGTCAGTCACGGCTGAACAGGTGCATGAAGCAGCAGCTGCGGTGCGGGACCGAGGTGGATCCAGTTTGCGGCAGCGACGCGAACACTTATACGAATCAGTGTCAGTTGAACGTCGCCAATTGCTT AAAGGGCATTCAGCTGGCTCACGTCGGAGAGTGCACGACCTTGAAGGGAGCCGAACAGTGCCCCGAAGACTGCAGCGAGCTGCCCGAGGAACCAGTTTGTGGAAGCGACGGGAACGTTTACCG GTCCCTCTGCCATCTGCAGCGCGAGACGTGCGGTCAGAGAGTGATTCAAGTTCCGGCGCAACATTGTCCTACCACCGCGCTCTGCAACCAGATTTGCAGCGGGGAACGCCAGTTCGTTTGCGGCTCCGACAACAAGTTCTATCGCAACGAGTGCGAGATGAAGAGGGACAACTGCGG AAAACACGTCTACGTGGTCCCTATGAAAAGATGCGTGCAGGGCTTCCTGTTCCGCGGCTGTCAGAAGATCTGCCCGCCCTATTACGACCCCGTTTGCGGCACGGACGGCATGACGTACAGCAACGAGTGCTTCCTCGAGATCGAGACCTGCCGCAGCCGAAACGTGGTCACGAAGAAATACCACGGGGTGTGCGGCCAGCCGACGGAGGAGCCGAAGAACTATTTGTATTAA